From the Xenopus laevis strain J_2021 chromosome 7L, Xenopus_laevis_v10.1, whole genome shotgun sequence genome, the window CCTTATAGTTTTGCACTTTTCCTCTCAGGGgacttattttttaaagaaaataaagttaggAATGGATGGGATCTGCTGTTCATAAAATACTAATTCACAGGCTCTAATAGCAGTCAGCACCAATATACCagccttcacacacacacacaaaaagtatGGAATGATCGCTCTTTCAAGCAGTAACTCAAAAACGAGACTCTAATACTGGCCTGTAGTACATGTGCCATTAATACTATTAAGAAAAGTGAGTGAGAATTAAAGAGCAAGATGCAGGAGTAAATGATACATCACACCATTCATTTCAATATGAAGTTGAGTGTGGCTGAATTTTCAAGTCAAGTGCCTGGGGCCTATCGGGTTTTTcccccagtgtcccgccggcccagtccgacccggaGTGTAACAATCAAACCGGCTTCATCTGTAAAATCCATCAATCAACCTTTTGATATAGGAAAGTAATTCACCAGAAGCCAGACAGACACCCACAATCTCTGAACTTTCCACTTCAACCTTTTTGTTGTTAAAATCCCGAAACTCAAGTCTcagggacacatttatcaaaagtttgAGGATTCCTGTCTAATGCACTCTTATCAGAGTTTCTCCTTGATTTATCATGAATGGTCAGTCAATGTCTGGACAATCCCAAAATGGTTTTCGAGATTTATGactaagggtacaactacacagGCGATTTCCCCCCGATTGTGCCGGCCCAGACGCGCCAAAACGCACGCAGGAGGTCGGATGCtacggaaaacaaggtaagaaatacaaatgtcagatGGTGTCGCAGAGTTCATTCGACGCGGCTCTTGGATGCAGACGAAGCATGCATCGTCTGCATCCAGCAGTCATGTAGCGTCGGACGAaggctgcgacaccatccgacgttGCTATAGCTTACCTTGTTATCcgacttgacacctgcgttttggcgcagcgcTTCGGAGCCGGCATAATCGTGGGGAATAGTCTGTGTAATTCTACCCTAACTCTAATCTGAGGTTTCATCTAGCCAGCACAGATCGACCCAGACAAAACTGAAAACAATAGGAATTGGCTAATCatattttgaaaattggaaatttttttcacaaaactccAAATGTCCACATTTATTCGAGTTGTCATCTGCCTCCTCAAATGTCTGGAAAGTGCATAGAATGCTTGGATTTGATACAATTATCACAAATGTTTGAGGATAATTTTTTGGTTTGAAATTCACGcatgaaaatatttcttaaaggggcagttaaccttaaaattaacttttagcatgacatagatggtgctattctgagacaatttacagtgaCTATTTTTtgtgcgctttttttttttttgaattaggTAGATTTTTATTCAGTACCTCTGTATTTTAGGAAATTCAAGATACTGTAAGCATATGGATGATGTGAAAGAcatgatttttgataaatgaccctgatTTACATAGAATTATACAGCAGGCAGAATTATTATTGGATTTCTTGAATCAAATACCAGTTTAAACCATGCTATCATTCTGTTAGCCTTCATTGCATCTAAGTGATCGGATACAACTCATGTTATGTGTATTCCTAAATCCCTTTCTATTAGCAATTTACCTAGCAATACAATAACTCTGCTTCTTACATATGACCCATGTGTAAGAGATCTCTGCAATGGCACTTGGTTCTCTTGCTATATACATCCCCTCCCTAAACCTATATATGCAATTGTCTTTTGCCTATATACCTGCAAACAATCCCTcacattagaaaaataaaaataccagAGAGGAAAAGTCACTTCCCAGTCTTTATTTCCACCCAATTGGCCTTCAAAGAAGGGAGCATAAATTTGGAAACACAGATGAAGAGAAAGGTAAGTTTGGAGATGATGGCAAGTGCAGACACCCATAGCAATTAGTGCCTCTCTATGAAATCAGGTATGTGGACCAGGAGCTTACAGGTTTAGACTTGAGTTAACCACTAGAACAGAAAGAAGCAGTTAAACGTCAAGAGTACATTCAGAAACATGGGTCCAGACTCGACTGCATCTGATTTGGAAAGAAGAGAATTGACATTTTAGCTGTGAACTGAATTTACAACAGGAGCAGaggggcattaaaaaaaaaaggatggtcACAGATCAAGTTTCAGCCcatcaattaaaaaaagatatttgacTTGCAAAAAAAACCCGCAACAGGCTCATTACTCTTGCTTAAAGCTACCGGTGTGTTTGGGTAAATTCTTTTTGTAGATGATTtcacaaattcaaaaacttcctCAGATGAGCAAATAATGGGTGTGCAATATCTGCACAATTATCCGactcattttaaaacaaaacaaggcACTGATGTAGGCAAATCAGAGCAAAGGCCAGCAGGTTTacaagcaaacacatcagtttggATTGCATGCTTCATATACATTTCAATACAAATTTGGCTACTGTAGAACAAACAATTCCACTTTCCAGACTTTATTTTCCTTCACCAAATTTTCGCTTCATGGTCCACATACTTTTAAGAAACCTTCTCATCAAGATAACACAAATGCCTTTAAGGGTCAGACAGGTCCCCCTCATGTAGAACTTTAGCAGCAgttttgcattttctctttctgATACATGTTTGGGTTCTGCATATTAGAAGTACTGAAAGCAAATATAAGAAGCCTTAGTAAATAAGACGTAGAAGTGGTATgggtcaaaaatatatattattcccCAACCTATTTCTTAGGATTAAGAAACAAATATGTCCCCAGCCACCAACGTGGTGTAAGTGCTTTAAGCATGTGCGTGCTGACAACGGCCTAAATGTTTCATGTCTTAGGACAAACTACCAATAGGCTTTGGTACTGTTAGAGAACAATGGTAAACATCGGAGAGTGGGTAAGCGTAGGGAACATTGGACTTCCAAGGGTCCCTTTTGAAAATTACAGTAACAGTTAAACCTTTTAAAGCAGAAGCACAAAGGAAATACAGCACAGAAAGAGAGAGCTATACTCCAGTCAAACCTAAATGTCCAGCCATGCCCATTAGGTGGTAAACAGTGCATCTGGTACCCTGTATCCATTACTGCCCATTTAGCCCACAAAATTGCAAACTTCAGTTTAAAATCACCAGCAATATAATATTACATTACAAATTAAAGCCACTGACCTAAAGGCAAGGCAGTAACTGTGTGCAGACAGGCTGTATGTGTAAATAACCAAGCTTCGAAAAGATGccaattaaataaagctttggaACGGTAGTAGTGCTTAATCTAGATTTTAACCCATTGGGATGCGGATGTTCTAAGGACTTCCTGATATGTGAATGGCACACTTTCCTTTGTTCTATAAACCAGAGAGGCCCCAGCAGAACAAGCAATAGATCCCACGCTTAGaacatatacattaaaacattaaaagaaagGAAAGTTGCAGGCTGGAACAAGTTGTTAACTATGCCTGGAGGGTCTCTATAGGGCGTGCTATGGTAGCTGGCATCAGTGCCCAGCCCTCCTTTTCTCCTGTTGTTTAGTGATGATGTATTTGAAGAACTCGTACACAGACCATGCAATGGCTGTGGAGGGCATCTGATAGATTACCCTGGCCTGAACCCCTCGGAAGTAGGCAGTAATCCCGCCCACTTGGTAAACCGTCCTGAAGGCATTAGCCATGCCTGTTATGTTAGAGGAATTCAAAGCCAGAGATTCCTGTGTGTTGAGCAAGGTCTTGCAGACATCCAGTGGAGTAGTGACAGCAGCAGCCACAGCTCCTGCGCAGGCTCCAGAGAGCATGTGGGACGTTGGGTTGTATTGTCTGTGAGGATTTAGGTGCTCCTGCAGGAACTCGTAGGTCATGAAGTGGATGGCCTGGAAGGGTATATTCATAGTCAGTTGAGTTGTGTAGCTTCTGTAAAAGGCACCAGCACCCTCAGTTCGCCACACCGCCCTCATACAGTCTGTCACTTTGCGATAGGGTGAATTGTACATCTGCATCCTCTGCTTTATCACTTTTGTGGAGCGTAATCATTGCAAATGAACATGATGTTGGCCAAAGCCACAtgtagggaagaaaaaaaaaaaaaaaagagaaaaaaaaacagttaatcaTTTTAATATGACTCAAACCCCCTTAAATGAAACTAGGGACTCCCCAGTGTCCCAGGTTTGAGTGCAACAACCTCTCGTTATTCTGTTTAGAAAGTCGGTAGCTACAAGAAAACGCTGGTGATAGTTTTCTGTACAGAAAAGTATTGCTGCGATCAGTCACGCATATGCTGAGCAGCCACTCTCTATCCTGTCATTTAGGTACAgcatctagtttttatttttctaaaacctAAATCACTTCTCAAC encodes:
- the LOC121395366 gene encoding mitoferrin-2-like, with the protein product MHAALCQHWISGNQNRRAAKMEAVSTGLRAAGCFATLLHDAAMNPAEVIKQRMQMYNSPYRKVTDCMRAVWRTEGAGAFYRSYTTQLTMNIPFQAIHFMTYEFLQEHLNPHRQYNPTSHMLSGACAGAVAAAVTTPLDVCKTLLNTQESLALNSSNITGMANAFRTVYQVGGITAYFRGVQARVIYQMPSTAIAWSVYEFFKYIITKQQEKRRAGH